A region of the Verrucomicrobiia bacterium genome:
AAGCATCATCGAGAGCCGGTGCCGTGCCAGAACGGATGTCTCACGTTCTTGTCATGGCAACCGCAGTAACTCCCGATGCGGTTGGTTGTCGTTATTCCAACGCGCTACCACGTCATCTCTCCGCAGGTCGAAGAAATCTGCGCTTTTCAGACTCTCAACATGACCATCGCAAAATCCAACATTCCACCGGCCAGCGTGGCGCTGACGAGTCGGCCCGACAGCCACCCAGCCGTCATCTTTCGCACCGAGTATCAGAGAGTTGAAAAAGACCGCTTCGTCCACTCCCCTGTCCAGGACGCAACTACCCATAACGCCTTTGAAATTGTCCTTAGACTCAATAAAGGGTTGCAGAAAGGCATCGCCGATCTCGTTCATGCTGCTTGGTCTCACAACCCGGCTGCCCATAATCTGCCGGTTCACGACTTCTCCGCCACCACTCGTGTTCGTGACCCAAAATTCCCCTCCTAAGCCGAGTTTGGCGCCAAACCACCTCCAATCGTTAAAGAGAACGCCCCAGCAATTATAACCATAGCTCCCAAACGTTTGGCCGTTGCCTCCGCCTGGTTGGAAAAGACCGCCCAACCGATTGTAGGCGGGACAAGCGTAGATGTTATTCGGGCTGCCTTCATAGCGGGTTGGACCGTAGGAAAGATTTCTTGGCCATTTCGTTCCCGCGAACGGTTCAAGTTGGACCCACCAGAATTCGGCAGCAGGGTAAACGTTGAATTGTTCGACATACATTCGGATGCCGAGCCCGATCTGTCGAAGATTGCTCTTGCATACTGCGGAGTCACCGGCAATTCTCGCCCGGTTCAGCGCCGGAAGCAACATCGCCGCCAGAATTGTGATCATGGCGATCACCACCAGCAGCTCGATCAACGTAAACCCTGGGCGGCTCGTTTCTGGGGGGACAGGTGCGGTATTTGAGCGTAGTCTCGTGCAAATTCCGAGGCTTTGAACGGACTCAGAAGGTCTGGCAGACCGTTTCATTTTTTCTCTGAGCTGAACCTCAACATCGAGTCAACGTCAACTCATGTCAAGGGGACGTTGAAGCCCGCGAAGACAACTAACTTTCGGGCTTGCAATATGCTGTCCGTGAGCTTGGAAAATGGGCCTCTAACCCTGCGGGAGTAGGTGTCAACCCGTAAGAATGTGCGCACCCAGTCGTCATGCCACACGTGCGCGTCCGCCACTCCCTCTCCTCCCTCGGGGAGGTGAGGGCCGGGGAGAGGAGGCCC
Encoded here:
- a CDS encoding prepilin-type N-terminal cleavage/methylation domain-containing protein, which encodes MCTRLRSNTAPVPPETSRPGFTLIELLVVIAMITILAAMLLPALNRARIAGDSAVCKSNLRQIGLGIRMYVEQFNVYPAAEFWWVQLEPFAGTKWPRNLSYGPTRYEGSPNNIYACPAYNRLGGLFQPGGGNGQTFGSYGYNCWGVLFNDWRWFGAKLGLGGEFWVTNTSGGGEVVNRQIMGSRVVRPSSMNEIGDAFLQPFIESKDNFKGVMGSCVLDRGVDEAVFFNSLILGAKDDGWVAVGPTRQRHAGRWNVGFCDGHVESLKSADFFDLRRDDVVARWNNDNQPHRELLRLP